GGAAGGCCTGGGACCTTGGGAAGTTTGGGTAGAGGTGCAGCCTGGCAGGAGAGGGTTCTGTGGGTAGAGGCTCCAAGGTAGGAGATGCTCAAGGCCAGGCTGGGTGGGAGGGCTTCACTAGGAGTGGGAAGCAGTGAATGTGTTGCGGTGAGTATGGGGTCTTCAGACACAAGGCCCAGCCTGTCTTTGGCTGTCTGCAGGCCCCAGCCCAGCACGCCATGCAGTTCCCAGCCGAGCTGACCAGAGATGCCTGCAGGACCCACCAGAGGGAACTGCGTCTCATCTGCATCTACTTCTCCACTACCCACTTTTTCCAGGATGGACAAAGCAGGGTGGGCACTGGCCCCTTCCTGGGGGCATCACAGGTATCCATGCCACCTCCTGGCCTCTGGGCAGGGACCAGCCTACTGTGCAACCTCAGCCAGTcagtgcccctctctggggcaCAGTTTTAGCCGAGTGATAGGGAGACGCAATTCCAATGGGCAAATGAGACCTAAGAAATCTACTGTGTCTGTGCCTATCTCCAGATGGGAGGCAGACAAGTAGGTCACAGATCCCTGCCCTTGGAGAAATAGCTCAACCATTAGACCAGGAGCTAAGAGACTTAATTTTAGCTCAGGTTTGGTTATAACCGTAGAGATACAACTTCTGGAGGAGGTGCCTTTTAACTTTGGTTTTGAAAGTGAATTAGGGTAGGGTGAGGTGAAGGGTATGAGGCTggaattcatttaacaaatgggaggtgggggtggtggtgagaaGTCAGCTTTCCAGGTGGGGGGGGCAGCATGTGTAAAGACTGGGAAGTGGCCCAGCTGTACACATGAAAACCACGCTGCTTTTCTCATCCACGGAGGAGGGGGTTGGGTCTTGGACCTCATCCAAGGTCTCCTCATGTCCCCCCAAGTCAGCCCTTTTTGTCTGCCTTTCCAGAAAGACATCAACTCATCTCTGCTCAATAACTATGTCCTGGGGGCCCAGCTGGGCCATGGACATGTGCACAACCTCAGTGAGCCAGTGAACATCAGCTTCTGGCACAACCAAAGCCTGGTAATGTTGGGGACACCCCCATTtccaccccatccctgcccccttGTGGCTGTCCTGTTGAACATTGGTTTGAGGAGGCCCAAACCTGTGGAACCATCTGGGAAACAAACTGCTTTAAATTCATCACACTTTGGGAATTCCTGCCaaagaaataagagagagaagcTTTTAATCACTGCATTAGTCAGGATTCTTTGAATTGCAAGTGGTAGAAAACCAACTCAAGCCAGCTTAAGCAGAAAAGGGACTTTATTGGCTCATGTACTTGAAACATCCAGGGCTGTTCtagcttcaggcatggctggatccaggggctGATATGATGCCATATagctcagtctctatctctcaaCAGTGGTCTCCTGCCTTGGCTCTCCACTCTGGCAAGATAACAGCTGAAGTGCTGgactccttctcctcttctctgtAGGCTCTTTCTGACTAGTGCAAACCAAGATCTATAATGGATCCTCAAGGTCCAGCTGGGTCACGTGTCCATCCCTGAACCATCAATGTGCCCAGGGGCATGGGACATGTGGATTGGCCAGACCTGGGTCACATGGCCCAGAGACTAGGCTGGATTTATTTGACCTGATATTGGGGGATGGGTTGGTCCTCCAGGAAATTGCAGATGTTGATACTGAAAGAAGAAGGGCTGCTGGCTAGGCACAAGCCCTGATGGTATTTGTGAAAAGCCTAGAGCCTCTGCACTCTGGCCCTATCTTCTGTCTGCCTCATCAGGACCATCTGCACTCCCAATTTTCCCAtcatgttttctttcattcttctggAATTTATCCCTGTGGTTCCCTTCACCTGGTACATCCTTGCTCCTCTTCTGTTGAAATCTGATGCATCCTCTAAGGCCTCAGTGCCCCAGTTGTCCCTTCCCGTCTCAGGACTTCTCTGTCACTTCCTCTGTGGTATTTCATGGCACCTCTCCACCCACATGATTTGGCATCAGGGTTGTCTGTGGatgactctctctctcccccactggGAAGGGACTGGACCATCACTGTTCCCTAAAGGGAGGCAAGGGAAGGAGACAGTTGATTATAGAGCACCTACTGTATAGGCCAGAGCTGGGTGCTCAAGATTCCTCATTGCCTTTGATTGTTCCACATCCTTGTGACTTGGGTATAAATGatcccattttgcaaatgaataaactgaggctcagaaaacttCTGTGACTTCCCAGGTCACTCTCAGAGTCCatggtggaggtggggctggaatCTGGGTCTGTCTGATGTCAAAGCCCAGCCAGTGCCGGGTAAAATGTTGACCAGGGTACAGTTGAGTCACCTTTGGCCCCCACAATTTCCAGACCCTGATCCACAGCCCTCCCCTGCACCCCTTGGATACACCCAACTCCAGTATCTCCCCTTAGGAAGGCTACATGGTGACTTGTGTCTTCTGGAAGGAGGGAGCCAGCAAACAGCACTGGGGGGTCTGGAGCCCTGAGGGCTGTCGCACAGAGCAGCCCTCACCTTCCCAGGTGCTCTGCCGCTGCAACCACCTCACCTACTTTGCTGTTCTCATGGTATGTATGCATCCAGCCTGGGTGAGGGTGGTCAGAACTGCAGAGAGCCCCATGTCCAGGACAGAGGAGAAAGACAAAAGCTGATTCAACAGACAGAAAATCCAACTCAGATgggcttaaggaaaaaaaaaagaaatttatgggTTCATGTTCCTGAAAAGGCTAGGGTTAAGTCCTCAGGCATGGCTTGATCCAGGGGCTCAGTAGCACCAGGATAGGATCTATCTCATTCTATCTCTGTCTGTCAATTGTGCTTGCTTTGTGCTAGCTTAGATCTCCCCATGGGATAATAATATGGCTGCTAGTAGTCCCAGGCTCATGTCCTGCAAGCTGTCAGGCCAGTAGACCAAGAGCTGTCTTCCCAATTCTGCCAGCTGAAGTCTTGGGACTGAGTCTCACAGGCCTAGGGTGCATCACATGCCCATCCCTTAATCAGTcactgggggcaggaggagggataGGCCTGATAGTCCAGGCCTGGTACACTTGACTGCACGTAGTGGGAGAACTGGAGGGTCCACCCCTGTGCCTAGAGAGTGAGGGAGTGGAGGGGAGATGGGAGTTGGGAGGTGGAAAGGCCACTATGTCTGCTATGGCTGTTTTCAAGCCAGGACTACAGCTAGGATTGTAGGGTGGGGTCTTAGAGGTAAGGTCTTGGTAGATCTCTCCAATTCAGCCTGGGGAGGGTATTTCCATGCTTCtggccctccttccctcccacagCAACTCTCTCCGGCCCCAGTCCCTGCAGAGTTGCTGGCGCCTCTCACGTACATCTCCCTGGTGGGCTGCAGCATCTCCATCGTGGCCTCACTGCTCACTGTCCTGCTGCACTTCTATGCCAGGTATTCCCCTGCTCTCCTGCTGGGCCTGCCCACCCACTGATGCTcagccctcctccttccttcctgctcaGTCCCCCAGAGTCTGGTGGGCTTCTCCAGAGGGCAGATCCTGGGAGACAGGAGATCAGCCTCCCTGTGTGGCTGCTCTTGGGTCCCTGCCCCTCTCGACCTGTGTCCTGGTCTTTGTGTGTCTATGAGCCCAGGGAGTGGAACTGCCTGGTGATGTCCAGGTCACAGAGGGCCATGCTCCCACCCACAGGAAGCAGAGTGACTCCATAACACGCATCCACATGAACCTGCACGCCTCTGTGCTGTTCCTCAATGTCGCCTTCCTGCTGAGCCCAGTGCTGGCCATGCCCCCTGTGCCCGGGTCAGCATGCACGGCCCTGGCCGCCATCCTGCACTACGCACTGCTCAGCTGCCTCACCTGGATGGCCATTGAAGGCTTCAACCTCTACCTCCTACTTGGGCGTGTCTACAACGTGTACATCCGCCGATACGTGCTCAAGCTCTGTGCCGTGGGCTGGGGTAAGCACAGTCTCCCTCCGCTCTTGCTTCCTGAGGCTTCCAGCCAGACCATATGTCTGCCCCTTCcgtccttccttttctcttcctcctcatcaCGGTGACCACTGCCGTACCACCTGTTACCCCTGCCAACTCCCACCACCGCTTCCTACACTGCTATTCTCATTACCACTTCCACCTTCAATACTTTTATCATCACCACCTCCAGTACCACCATCACCTCCacttccatcaccaccaccatcctcATCCTTACCTTCACCACTGTCTCTGGTACCACCATCATTGCCATCTCTATTGCCATCCTAGCCCCTCACTTTATTAGCTATTTCCTCACCAGTTCTCAAACCCTCTCTCCCATTACCTCCGAGCCACCACCTCCCAGTGTGACCATCACTACAGCTGCTACCATCCCACCTTAGAGCCCTCATTCATATCACCTTGGAGACAGCCTTCTCTAAGACTACCAGGCTGATTGCACTGAGGCTGGACCATGTGACAGCGGCTGGAAACAGTCTCTTTCCCTCCGGCCACTTCACTTGCCCAGTGGAATTCTGTTTTAGCAGCCCCAGGAACTCACAGCCAGCTCACCTCTGGGGTCTTCTGACAGATTCTGAGCCTCTGTCCCACTCCTCAGGGGTCCCAGCTTCCCTGGTGCTGCTCCTTCTTGCCGTC
This genomic interval from Vicugna pacos chromosome 9, VicPac4, whole genome shotgun sequence contains the following:
- the ADGRG5 gene encoding adhesion G-protein coupled receptor G5 translates to MDHHGVLFLCLCLVTSQSRTVEASEETLLWMKRMEMVTRSRSLTSFAELIHGLECRLLNASFRGHNLTLQTNTIQTLAFKLGCDFTGLSLSSAALGRVPQAPAQHAMQFPAELTRDACRTHQRELRLICIYFSTTHFFQDGQSRVGTGPFLGASQKDINSSLLNNYVLGAQLGHGHVHNLSEPVNISFWHNQSLEGYMVTCVFWKEGASKQHWGVWSPEGCRTEQPSPSQVLCRCNHLTYFAVLMQLSPAPVPAELLAPLTYISLVGCSISIVASLLTVLLHFYARKQSDSITRIHMNLHASVLFLNVAFLLSPVLAMPPVPGSACTALAAILHYALLSCLTWMAIEGFNLYLLLGRVYNVYIRRYVLKLCAVGWGVPASLVLLLLAVKSSVYGPYVIPLSNSQGNSTGFQNMSICWVRNPGVHSVLVMGYGGLTSLFNLVVLAWALRVLHRLRAKEKAPGPRACRDTVTVLGLTVLLGTTWALAFFSFGVFLLPQLFLFTIFNSLYGFFLFLWFCSQRCRSEAEAEAEMEAFSSSHTMQ